In one window of Phycisphaerae bacterium DNA:
- a CDS encoding sugar ABC transporter permease, which yields MSLRSRGCTFRAELTGLAWISPWLIGFALFLLLPIVLSGYLSFCEFNGLRRPVFTGWENVRALLSDQLFWQALKNTALYAAVALPAGTLIALLLAVLLNVRVPGRTLWRALIFVPTVVPLVAVAIVWMWMYNSRFGLVNTALGWIGITGPNWLSDARWTMPSMILLSFWSVGNAVVIYLAGLQDVPRSLYEAAHVDGAGPVQRLCHVTLPMISPAIFFNVVLGIIFVWQVFAVPYIMIPNGGPGQNAYFYTMYLYDVAFLHQRFGYACLLSWIQLGIILLLTALAFRLSRNLVHYRGGLR from the coding sequence ATGAGCCTCCGGTCGCGCGGCTGCACATTTCGCGCCGAGCTGACCGGGCTGGCCTGGATCAGCCCGTGGCTGATCGGCTTCGCGCTGTTCCTGCTGCTGCCGATCGTACTTTCCGGCTATCTGAGCTTCTGCGAGTTCAACGGCTTGCGCCGGCCGGTCTTCACGGGCTGGGAAAACGTGCGGGCCTTGCTGAGCGATCAGTTGTTCTGGCAGGCACTGAAGAACACCGCGCTTTACGCCGCCGTCGCCCTCCCGGCGGGAACGCTCATCGCGCTCTTGTTGGCGGTACTGCTCAATGTGCGCGTGCCCGGCCGTACGCTGTGGCGCGCCTTGATCTTCGTACCGACGGTCGTTCCGCTGGTGGCGGTCGCGATCGTCTGGATGTGGATGTACAACTCCCGCTTCGGACTGGTCAACACCGCGTTGGGCTGGATTGGGATCACGGGACCGAACTGGCTGAGCGACGCGCGTTGGACGATGCCCAGCATGATCCTGCTGAGTTTCTGGAGCGTCGGCAACGCGGTGGTCATCTACCTCGCGGGCCTGCAGGACGTGCCGCGCTCGCTCTACGAAGCCGCGCACGTTGACGGGGCGGGCCCCGTGCAGCGACTGTGTCACGTGACCTTGCCGATGATCTCGCCGGCGATCTTCTTCAACGTGGTGCTCGGCATCATTTTTGTCTGGCAGGTGTTCGCCGTGCCCTACATCATGATTCCCAACGGCGGCCCGGGGCAGAACGCGTATTTCTACACGATGTATCTCTACGACGTGGCGTTTCTGCATCAACGTTTCGGCTACGCGTGCCTGTTGAGCTGGATACAGCTCGGCATCATCCTGCTGCTGACGGCCCTGGCGTTCCGCCTCAGCCGCAACCTGGTCCATTACCGCGGAGGGTTGCGATGA
- a CDS encoding carbohydrate ABC transporter permease — MRESRLGRMSALLVLALVSTVFVAPIAWMVASSLKPQEEVTTADFSLLPKEPSRIPQYLYENYYAGREKIVEPSGVERTGYEGVLTSENVHFILYLRNTLIVALLSVGGMVLSSALCAYGFAKISWRGRGVVFAIMLATMMVPFPAIMIPTYFVFKYLGWIGTLQPLWVPAIFGNAFNIFLLRQFFAQIPNDLSEAARLDGLGHWGIFWRIIVPLSKPALAVVALFHSMYVWNDFIGPLIYLNHQDLFTLALGLQFYQAQHGGTPWNLLMAACTLVTAPLLILFLISQRTFIEGIATTGMKG; from the coding sequence ATGAGGGAATCCCGCCTCGGACGCATGTCGGCCCTGCTCGTGCTCGCGCTTGTTTCGACGGTGTTCGTCGCCCCGATTGCATGGATGGTCGCGTCGAGCCTCAAGCCGCAGGAGGAAGTGACAACGGCGGATTTCTCGCTGTTGCCGAAAGAGCCGTCCCGGATCCCGCAGTACTTGTACGAGAACTACTACGCCGGCCGGGAGAAGATCGTCGAGCCGTCCGGTGTCGAACGGACGGGCTACGAGGGCGTACTCACCAGCGAGAACGTGCACTTCATCCTCTACCTGCGGAACACCCTGATCGTCGCGCTGCTGAGCGTCGGCGGCATGGTGCTGTCCAGCGCACTCTGCGCCTACGGCTTTGCCAAGATCTCGTGGCGCGGCCGCGGCGTGGTTTTCGCGATCATGCTGGCAACGATGATGGTGCCCTTCCCGGCCATCATGATCCCGACGTATTTCGTATTCAAGTACTTGGGCTGGATCGGCACCTTGCAGCCGCTGTGGGTGCCCGCAATCTTCGGCAACGCGTTCAACATCTTCCTGCTGCGGCAGTTCTTCGCGCAGATTCCCAATGACCTTTCCGAAGCGGCGCGCCTCGATGGCCTCGGCCACTGGGGCATCTTCTGGCGGATCATCGTGCCGCTTTCGAAACCGGCGCTGGCCGTCGTCGCGCTGTTCCACTCCATGTACGTCTGGAATGATTTCATCGGCCCGCTGATCTACCTCAACCACCAGGACCTGTTCACCCTCGCGCTCGGCCTGCAGTTTTACCAGGCCCAGCACGGCGGCACCCCCTGGAACCTGCTCATGGCCGCCTGTACGCTCGTCACCGCGCCGCTGCTGATCCTCTTCCTCATCAGCCAGCGCACGTTCATCGAAGGCATCGCGACCACCGGAATGAAGGGCTAG